One window of the Archangium primigenium genome contains the following:
- a CDS encoding glucose 1-dehydrogenase: MNDFAGRVALVTGAGSGLGEAIARRLLAGGARVALVDNRAERVQAVAARYDPTGGSTLSVTADVSDARAMEQAVARTCAHFGALHLAVNNAGFTGERGVNTGEYSVEEWRRVLATNLDGVFHGLRHELPALLASGGGAIVNMTSAAGIVGVEGEPAYVAAKHGIVGLTRAAALEYATRGIRVNALAPGFIATPDLLASPPEEREALAALHPMGRLGQPHEVAEFAAFLLSERAAFITGGVHVIDGGYSAR, translated from the coding sequence GTGAACGACTTCGCGGGCCGGGTGGCGCTCGTCACGGGGGCCGGCTCGGGCCTGGGCGAGGCGATCGCGCGGCGACTGCTCGCGGGCGGCGCGCGTGTGGCGCTCGTGGACAACCGGGCCGAGCGCGTCCAGGCGGTGGCCGCGCGGTACGACCCCACGGGCGGCAGCACCCTCTCGGTGACGGCGGATGTCTCCGACGCCCGCGCGATGGAGCAGGCCGTGGCCCGCACGTGCGCCCACTTCGGCGCGCTGCACCTGGCCGTGAACAACGCGGGCTTCACGGGCGAGCGCGGCGTGAACACCGGGGAGTATTCCGTGGAGGAGTGGCGCCGGGTGCTCGCCACGAACCTGGATGGCGTCTTCCACGGCCTGCGCCACGAGCTGCCCGCGCTGCTGGCCTCGGGCGGGGGCGCCATCGTCAACATGACGTCGGCGGCGGGCATCGTCGGCGTGGAGGGCGAGCCCGCCTACGTCGCGGCCAAGCACGGCATCGTGGGGCTCACCCGCGCGGCGGCGCTCGAGTACGCGACGCGGGGCATCCGGGTGAACGCCCTCGCGCCGGGCTTCATCGCCACGCCGGACCTCCTCGCCAGCCCGCCGGAGGAGCGCGAGGCCCTGGCCGCGCTGCACCCCATGGGCCGCCTGGGCCAGCCCCACGAGGTGGCGGAGTTCGCCGCCTTCCTGCTGTCCGAGCGCGCCGCCTTCATCACCGGCGGCGTGCACGTGATCGACGGGGGCTACTCGGCGCGGTGA
- a CDS encoding SEC-C metal-binding domain-containing protein: MSRQKPGRNEPCPCGSGKKYKACHAAEDRLRESAAPAPRAGHPLADELQKAMALLRGEDLEGVSRTLEHLGGLLTQWGPVPGLRFDAALFHTHVSRQLDRMEEAVERDPAQARNALRLSTVRELGTRAFLDKLRATLLARATAAGLSAEDRQALCLGALLASTPKDGRVRPEDRPVLDVVFSAQFREWGARHGQALAASVDTGDAALSDEAREALRQAGEGDMDALVKYVESDPGLAQRIAQEAKERAGRVEAAMRQPTTPSLLAPEEQVWLTSVLWAPLTALKDPALDAPARSAAVSGFLGAMKRALADDPDFQTHLLERLRTRAQDPALDEATRGFFTDAAVAVQAEPVRMVLAAVLTARGEPEARSAEEQVVRADLEAKSEWTADDLEPYRALLADMKLPASVERIQRAQAWLRAHPIAQTPAP, encoded by the coding sequence GTGAGCCGCCAGAAGCCCGGACGCAACGAGCCCTGCCCGTGTGGCAGTGGAAAGAAGTACAAGGCCTGCCACGCGGCGGAGGATCGGCTGCGCGAGTCGGCGGCCCCCGCCCCCCGCGCGGGCCACCCGCTGGCGGACGAGCTCCAGAAGGCCATGGCGCTCCTGCGCGGCGAGGACCTGGAGGGCGTGTCGCGCACGCTGGAGCACCTGGGCGGCCTGCTCACCCAGTGGGGCCCCGTGCCCGGCCTGCGCTTCGACGCCGCGCTCTTCCATACCCACGTGTCGCGCCAGCTCGACCGGATGGAGGAGGCCGTGGAGCGCGACCCCGCCCAGGCGCGCAACGCGCTGCGGCTGTCCACCGTGCGCGAGCTGGGCACGCGCGCCTTCCTGGACAAGCTGCGCGCCACCCTGCTCGCGCGCGCCACCGCCGCGGGGTTGAGCGCCGAGGACCGTCAGGCGCTGTGCCTCGGCGCGCTCCTGGCCTCCACGCCCAAGGACGGCCGGGTGCGGCCCGAGGACCGGCCGGTGCTGGACGTGGTGTTCAGCGCCCAGTTCCGCGAGTGGGGGGCCAGGCACGGCCAGGCGCTCGCGGCGAGCGTGGACACCGGGGACGCCGCCCTGTCCGACGAGGCGCGCGAGGCCCTGCGCCAGGCGGGCGAGGGCGACATGGACGCGCTGGTGAAGTACGTGGAGAGCGACCCGGGCCTCGCGCAGCGCATCGCCCAGGAGGCCAAGGAGCGCGCCGGGCGCGTGGAGGCGGCCATGCGCCAGCCCACCACGCCCTCGCTGCTCGCCCCCGAGGAGCAGGTGTGGCTCACCAGCGTGCTCTGGGCGCCGCTCACCGCGCTCAAGGACCCCGCCCTGGACGCCCCCGCCCGGAGCGCCGCCGTGTCGGGCTTCCTCGGCGCCATGAAGCGGGCGCTGGCGGACGACCCGGACTTCCAGACGCACCTGCTCGAGCGCCTGCGCACGCGGGCCCAGGACCCGGCGCTCGACGAGGCGACCCGGGGCTTCTTCACCGACGCCGCCGTGGCCGTGCAGGCCGAGCCCGTGCGCATGGTGCTCGCCGCCGTGCTCACCGCACGCGGCGAGCCCGAAGCCCGCTCGGCCGAGGAGCAGGTGGTGCGCGCGGACCTCGAGGCCAAGAGCGAGTGGACGGCGGACGACCTGGAGCCCTACCGCGCGCTGCTCGCGGACATGAAGCTGCCCGCCTCCGTCGAGCGCATCCAGCGCGCCCAGGCCTGGCTGCGCGCGCACCCCATCGCCCAGACCCCGGCCCCGTGA
- a CDS encoding CBS domain-containing protein, whose product MTHDTAQFQIDTMPDIILYPRDTVMRALEVMHRHGVFLLPVVDERQGEVLGHVSEEELARLGQAFPLVRMTEILTARAGLVSEGNAEHVERARPEVWLH is encoded by the coding sequence ATGACGCACGACACGGCGCAGTTCCAGATCGACACGATGCCCGACATCATCCTCTATCCTCGGGATACGGTGATGCGCGCGCTCGAGGTCATGCACCGCCATGGCGTGTTCCTTCTACCCGTGGTGGACGAGCGGCAGGGCGAAGTGCTGGGCCACGTGTCGGAGGAGGAGCTGGCGCGGCTGGGCCAGGCCTTCCCCCTGGTCCGCATGACTGAAATTCTGACTGCCCGCGCGGGGCTCGTTTCGGAAGGAAATGCCGAACACGTGGAGCGGGCGCGGCCCGAGGTCTGGCTGCACTAG
- a CDS encoding nucleotidyltransferase family protein has translation MKAVAIILAAGEARHMGHSKALVEHEGGKSFLQSLASTFGKAGCAVLAVLGKDAEAVREQHPAVHLVENERWSEGQFGSVKVGLDAALEEGADVVLLQPVDMPAVRASTLKSLLKSFGESVEGLRPEFEGALGYPVLLSRAAAERLRESTSGDKQLEAVLRGLSPRRIAVKDPGVVVNINTPETYERLFGSAPKLAPPPKRRGKKAEAGTAAPAPGSGEPATDGLSGS, from the coding sequence ATGAAGGCTGTGGCGATCATCCTCGCGGCGGGCGAGGCCAGACACATGGGGCATTCCAAGGCACTCGTCGAGCACGAGGGGGGCAAGAGCTTCCTGCAGTCGCTGGCGTCCACGTTCGGCAAGGCGGGCTGCGCGGTGCTGGCGGTGCTGGGCAAGGACGCGGAGGCGGTGCGCGAGCAGCACCCGGCGGTGCACCTCGTGGAGAACGAGCGCTGGAGCGAGGGGCAGTTCGGCTCGGTGAAGGTGGGCCTGGACGCGGCGCTCGAGGAGGGCGCGGACGTGGTGCTGCTGCAGCCGGTGGACATGCCCGCGGTGCGCGCCAGCACGCTCAAGTCCCTGCTCAAGTCCTTTGGCGAGTCCGTGGAGGGCCTGCGTCCGGAGTTCGAGGGGGCCCTGGGCTACCCGGTGCTCCTGTCGCGCGCGGCGGCCGAGCGGCTGCGCGAGAGCACCTCCGGAGACAAGCAGCTGGAGGCGGTGCTCCGGGGCCTGTCCCCGCGCCGCATCGCGGTGAAGGATCCAGGCGTCGTGGTGAACATCAACACGCCGGAGACGTACGAGCGGCTGTTCGGCTCGGCGCCCAAGCTCGCGCCGCCGCCCAAGCGCCGGGGCAAGAAGGCCGAGGCCGGCACGGCGGCACCCGCCCCGGGCTCCGGGGAACCAGCGACGGACGGCCTGTCGGGCTCGTGA
- a CDS encoding OmpA family protein — protein sequence MDITADELEERRSPRWTGWLVLGTVGLVTAGAWGATRSLSALATRTEQLEREAAESEARVAELQLEREGLARRVRQLEQEQQRAQASRRAPPARRVGELGARRDAARLALETTLKEERERGTVYLEEAEGELRVGLMDPLLFAPRDTALSPQGEALLQRLAAALNVEGHLVEVASYPDTSPSDLALELSTARAVRVAHQLERTSKLPPERLVALGYGPLKPRGLEPAATPRLELRLVPAPVAVRARAVVARP from the coding sequence ATGGACATCACAGCCGACGAGCTCGAGGAACGCCGGAGCCCCCGATGGACGGGGTGGCTCGTCCTGGGGACGGTGGGCCTGGTGACGGCCGGGGCCTGGGGGGCCACGCGCTCCCTGTCCGCCCTGGCCACCCGCACCGAGCAGCTCGAGCGCGAGGCGGCCGAGTCCGAGGCCCGGGTGGCCGAGCTGCAACTGGAGCGCGAGGGCCTCGCCCGGCGGGTGCGCCAGTTGGAGCAGGAGCAGCAGCGCGCCCAGGCCTCGCGGCGCGCGCCCCCCGCCCGGCGCGTGGGCGAGCTCGGGGCGCGGCGGGACGCGGCGCGGCTGGCGCTGGAGACGACCCTCAAGGAGGAGCGGGAGCGCGGCACGGTGTACCTGGAAGAGGCCGAGGGCGAGCTGCGGGTGGGGCTGATGGATCCCCTGCTCTTCGCCCCGCGCGACACGGCGCTCTCGCCCCAGGGCGAGGCCCTGCTGCAGCGGCTGGCCGCGGCGCTCAACGTGGAGGGGCACCTGGTGGAGGTGGCCTCCTACCCGGACACCTCGCCCTCGGACCTGGCGCTGGAGCTGTCCACGGCCCGGGCGGTGCGGGTGGCGCACCAGCTCGAGCGCACGTCGAAGTTGCCGCCGGAGCGGCTGGTGGCCCTCGGCTATGGGCCCCTCAAACCGCGGGGACTCGAGCCGGCCGCCACGCCCCGGCTGGAGCTGCGGCTGGTGCCCGCGCCCGTTGCCGTCCGGGCGCGGGCTGTTGTCGCCCGGCCCTGA
- a CDS encoding HAD family hydrolase, whose protein sequence is MAIRCVVLDFDGTFTDVAAEGAPFVKHFRGRLSEVLGRDVGEAGWDEVEREVSSSNEEHGWEVGGRTVAPATADPFLLSNFVARRLCDRLGVLPDKAERVALLDTLYREAYAQVAVAFKPEAKEVLEALLETGLPVTVVTNAHTDTVEAKLTKLAPRGRERLRVSGNARKFLIEPPTQPDARFDALPETARVDSLVRPIYLRRGRYYDALSHIWRETGTTPEQTLVAGDIYELDLAMPAALGARVQYVMRPNALEYERRGIAALGAQGGMDPSLRAILPRLRDA, encoded by the coding sequence ATGGCGATTCGATGCGTGGTGCTGGATTTCGATGGGACGTTCACGGACGTGGCGGCCGAGGGGGCGCCCTTCGTGAAGCACTTCCGCGGACGCCTGTCCGAGGTGCTGGGCCGTGACGTGGGGGAGGCGGGCTGGGACGAGGTGGAGCGCGAGGTGTCCTCCAGCAACGAGGAGCACGGGTGGGAGGTGGGCGGGCGCACGGTGGCTCCGGCCACGGCCGACCCCTTCCTCTTGTCCAACTTCGTGGCGCGGCGGCTGTGCGACCGGCTGGGGGTGCTGCCGGACAAGGCCGAGCGCGTGGCGCTGCTGGACACGCTCTACCGCGAGGCCTACGCCCAGGTGGCCGTGGCCTTCAAGCCCGAGGCGAAGGAGGTGCTGGAGGCGCTCCTGGAGACGGGGCTGCCGGTGACGGTGGTGACCAACGCCCACACGGACACGGTGGAGGCCAAGCTCACCAAGCTCGCGCCGAGGGGCCGCGAGCGCCTGCGGGTGTCGGGCAACGCGCGCAAGTTCCTCATCGAGCCGCCCACCCAGCCTGACGCGCGCTTCGACGCCCTGCCCGAGACGGCGCGCGTGGACTCGCTCGTGCGCCCCATCTACCTGCGCCGGGGCCGCTACTACGACGCCCTGTCCCACATCTGGCGGGAGACGGGCACCACGCCGGAGCAGACGCTGGTGGCCGGCGACATCTACGAGCTGGACCTGGCCATGCCCGCGGCGCTCGGGGCCCGGGTGCAGTACGTCATGCGCCCCAACGCGCTGGAGTACGAGCGCCGGGGCATCGCGGCGCTCGGGGCCCAGGGCGGCATGGACCCGAGCCTGCGCGCCATCCTCCCGCGGCTGAGGGACGCATGA
- the atpA gene encoding F0F1 ATP synthase subunit alpha codes for MEIRADEISRIIREQIKDYGKKVTVAETGTVLSVGDGIARIYGLEGVLSGELVEFANGVKGLVLNLEEDNVGVAIMGDFKDIREGDTVKRTAQIASVPVGKGLLGRVVSPLGEPLDGKGPIQATETRKLEVKAPGIVKRKSVHEPLQTGIKALDALVPVGRGQRELIIGDRQTGKTAVAIDAIINQRGLNVYCVYVAIGQKQSTVAQVVEKLRASGALEYTVVVTANASDPAPMQFFAPYAGVAIGEYFRDNKMHALIVYDDLSKQAVAYRQLSLLLRRPPGREAYPGDVFFIHSRLLERAAKLSDAEGAGSLTALPIIETQAGDVSAYIPTNVISITDGQIFLETDLFFSGVRPAINVGLSVSRVGSAAQIKAMKQVAGTLKLDLAQYRELAAFAQFGSDLDKATQETLARGARLVEVLKQGQYEPMPVEKQVMQLYAATNRDDAGKRGWIRQVPVADVVRWMKEFIEYTDSRHPSLAADIQSKRELTNDIKATLNKAIGEFNDLFQATPGARV; via the coding sequence ATGGAAATCCGCGCCGACGAGATCAGCAGAATCATCCGCGAGCAGATCAAGGACTACGGCAAGAAGGTCACCGTGGCCGAGACCGGGACCGTGCTGTCCGTGGGCGACGGTATCGCCCGCATCTACGGCCTGGAGGGCGTGCTGTCGGGTGAGCTGGTGGAGTTCGCCAACGGGGTCAAGGGCCTGGTGCTCAACCTCGAGGAGGACAACGTCGGCGTCGCCATCATGGGTGACTTCAAGGACATCCGCGAGGGTGACACCGTGAAGCGCACCGCGCAGATCGCCTCCGTGCCCGTGGGCAAGGGTTTGCTCGGCCGCGTGGTCAGCCCCCTGGGCGAGCCGCTGGACGGCAAGGGCCCCATCCAGGCCACCGAGACGCGCAAGCTGGAGGTGAAGGCCCCCGGCATCGTCAAGCGCAAGAGCGTGCACGAGCCCCTGCAGACGGGCATCAAGGCCCTGGACGCGCTCGTGCCCGTGGGCCGTGGCCAGCGCGAGCTCATCATCGGTGACCGTCAGACGGGCAAGACCGCCGTCGCCATCGACGCCATCATCAACCAGCGCGGCCTCAACGTGTACTGCGTGTACGTGGCCATCGGCCAGAAGCAGTCCACGGTGGCCCAGGTGGTGGAGAAGCTCCGGGCCTCCGGCGCGCTCGAGTACACCGTGGTCGTGACGGCCAACGCCTCGGACCCGGCGCCCATGCAGTTCTTCGCCCCGTACGCGGGCGTGGCCATCGGCGAGTACTTCCGCGACAACAAGATGCACGCGCTCATCGTGTACGACGACCTGTCCAAGCAGGCCGTGGCGTACCGCCAGCTGTCGCTGCTCCTGCGCCGGCCGCCGGGACGCGAGGCCTACCCGGGCGACGTGTTCTTCATCCACAGCCGCCTGCTCGAGCGCGCCGCCAAGCTGTCGGACGCCGAGGGCGCCGGCTCGCTCACCGCGCTGCCCATCATCGAGACGCAGGCGGGTGACGTGTCCGCCTACATCCCGACGAACGTCATCTCCATCACCGACGGGCAGATCTTCCTCGAGACGGACCTGTTCTTCTCGGGCGTGCGTCCCGCCATCAACGTGGGCCTCTCCGTGTCCCGCGTGGGCAGCGCCGCACAGATCAAGGCCATGAAGCAGGTGGCCGGCACGCTCAAGCTGGACCTGGCGCAGTACCGCGAGCTGGCCGCCTTCGCCCAGTTCGGCTCGGACCTCGACAAGGCCACCCAGGAGACGCTGGCGCGCGGCGCCCGCCTCGTGGAGGTGCTCAAGCAGGGCCAGTACGAGCCCATGCCCGTCGAGAAGCAGGTCATGCAGCTGTACGCCGCCACCAACCGCGATGACGCGGGCAAGCGCGGGTGGATCCGCCAGGTGCCGGTGGCCGACGTGGTGCGCTGGATGAAGGAGTTCATCGAGTACACCGACAGCCGCCACCCGAGCCTCGCCGCCGACATCCAGTCCAAGCGCGAGCTCACCAACGACATCAAGGCCACGCTCAACAAGGCCATCGGCGAGTTCAACGACCTGTTCCAGGCCACGCCTGGCGCCCGCGTCTAA
- a CDS encoding PAS domain-containing sensor histidine kinase, which translates to MSCLAALLQAPGLGLAFLDAGLCFRFVNTTLITQSTLPGSAYEGRTVGEVWPMLAAALAPLLQQALAGEPILGARVTGSLGAPGGPRHLRVSLMPASLGGLRSGVSLMVEDETARVTQEVMLRESEARLRDLASVSCDGYCLHEGGVILEASQAMASLLGTSPEEMVGQSVVRWIAPESREAVQRATARQVVAPYEATGLRADGKRLFLEVLGRPTVYKGRDVRMVTVWDISARKAAEEAATRADSFREQLLGVVGHDLRSPLYTMQLSLGALERNGELNESQGRQVSHVAAAARRMERMIHELLDYTRARLAGGIPVLATPQSMDKLLGRVVEQYRVSHPHRQVISKVEGEMHGTWDESRIVQLLDNLVGNGLRHSPAESAVEVRLAGSADGMTLSVRNEGIPVPLEDRATLFEPFKRGKHAAGDGLGLGLYIVRQIATAHGGRISVESGVGLGTRFVVWLPRHAPGT; encoded by the coding sequence ATGTCCTGTCTGGCGGCGCTCCTTCAGGCGCCCGGACTGGGCCTGGCCTTCCTGGACGCGGGGCTGTGCTTCCGCTTCGTCAACACCACGCTCATCACCCAGAGCACGCTGCCGGGCAGCGCCTATGAGGGCCGCACCGTGGGCGAGGTGTGGCCGATGCTGGCCGCCGCGCTCGCCCCGCTGCTGCAGCAGGCGCTGGCGGGCGAGCCCATCCTGGGCGCGCGCGTCACCGGCTCGCTGGGGGCACCGGGCGGCCCGCGGCACCTGCGCGTGTCGCTCATGCCGGCGAGCCTGGGCGGGCTGCGCTCGGGCGTGAGCCTGATGGTGGAGGACGAGACGGCGCGCGTCACCCAGGAGGTGATGCTGCGCGAGAGCGAGGCGCGGCTGCGCGACCTGGCCTCGGTGTCCTGTGACGGCTACTGCCTGCACGAGGGCGGCGTCATCCTCGAGGCGAGCCAGGCGATGGCGAGCCTGCTGGGCACCTCTCCCGAGGAGATGGTGGGACAGTCCGTGGTGCGGTGGATCGCCCCCGAGTCGCGCGAGGCGGTGCAGCGCGCCACGGCCCGGCAGGTGGTGGCGCCCTACGAGGCCACGGGCCTGCGCGCGGACGGCAAGCGGCTCTTCCTGGAGGTGCTCGGACGGCCCACCGTCTACAAGGGCCGGGACGTGCGCATGGTGACGGTGTGGGACATCAGCGCCCGCAAGGCGGCCGAGGAGGCCGCGACCCGCGCCGACAGCTTCCGCGAGCAGCTCCTGGGCGTGGTGGGCCATGACCTGCGCTCGCCGCTCTACACCATGCAGCTGAGCCTGGGCGCGCTCGAGCGCAACGGGGAGCTCAACGAGAGCCAGGGCCGGCAGGTGAGCCACGTGGCCGCGGCGGCCCGGCGCATGGAGCGGATGATCCACGAGCTCCTGGACTACACGCGCGCCCGGCTCGCCGGCGGCATCCCGGTGCTGGCCACGCCGCAGAGCATGGACAAGCTGCTCGGGCGCGTGGTGGAGCAGTACCGGGTGTCCCACCCCCACCGCCAGGTCATCTCCAAGGTGGAAGGGGAGATGCACGGCACCTGGGACGAGTCGCGCATCGTGCAGTTGCTGGACAACCTCGTGGGCAACGGCCTGCGGCACAGCCCCGCGGAGAGCGCGGTGGAGGTGCGGCTGGCGGGCTCGGCGGACGGCATGACGCTGTCGGTGCGCAACGAGGGCATCCCGGTGCCCCTGGAGGACCGCGCCACCCTGTTCGAGCCCTTCAAGCGCGGCAAGCACGCCGCCGGGGACGGGCTGGGCCTGGGGCTCTACATCGTCCGGCAGATCGCCACCGCGCACGGGGGCCGCATCTCGGTGGAGTCCGGTGTGGGACTGGGCACGCGCTTCGTCGTCTGGCTGCCCCGCCACGCCCCCGGCACCTGA
- the atpH gene encoding ATP synthase F1 subunit delta, whose product MVNVSIARRYARALLDVATEAGRADAVSEQLSTFASLLADNRDLSNVLLNPAFTASQRTRVVEGLIQASGQMEPVLANTLRLLVDRNRLGYLPDIARLYRDMADAQAGRVRGHVTSAVPLTLDAVQKISESLRALTQRNVVLEPRVDPSVLGGVAAQVGSTLYDGTLRTQLEQMRRELKQH is encoded by the coding sequence ATGGTGAACGTGTCTATTGCCCGCCGCTACGCCCGCGCTCTTCTCGACGTCGCCACCGAGGCGGGGCGTGCCGACGCCGTGTCCGAGCAGCTGTCGACCTTCGCCAGCCTGCTGGCCGACAACCGCGACCTCTCCAACGTGCTGCTCAACCCGGCCTTCACCGCCTCCCAGCGCACCCGCGTGGTCGAGGGACTCATCCAGGCCAGCGGCCAGATGGAGCCCGTGCTCGCCAACACCCTGCGCCTGCTGGTGGATCGCAACCGGCTCGGCTACCTGCCGGACATCGCCCGCCTCTACCGCGACATGGCGGATGCCCAGGCCGGCCGGGTGCGGGGCCACGTGACCAGCGCCGTGCCCCTCACGCTGGACGCGGTGCAGAAGATCTCCGAGAGCCTGCGCGCCCTCACCCAGCGCAACGTGGTGCTCGAGCCGCGCGTGGACCCGAGCGTGCTCGGCGGCGTGGCCGCCCAGGTGGGCAGCACCCTGTACGACGGGACGCTGCGCACCCAGCTCGAGCAGATGCGCCGCGAACTCAAGCAGCACTGA